In Candidatus Promineifilum breve, one genomic interval encodes:
- a CDS encoding glycosyltransferase family 39 protein: protein MTKRRALPAAVFVLLLATFLRFHLLEAQSFWNDEGNSARLSERSLPAILEGTASDVHPPLYYVLLRGWRELAGETEFGLRSLSAYAGVLTVAMVMALGGRGAGGQGSRGAGERGGPLNSSFVIRHSSFALAGLLAAVSPVLVYYSQETRMYALLALLAGLSAWVLLVWLGGARPGWRWAVAYVLLLAAGLYTHYFFPAVIAAQGVVAALWWLRPEWVTGRAVADGRARRLVTWLGLAAAAIALYLPWLPIFIRQIGGREGAPVALADFAAESARWLVLGSTVAAGEASWAMMAAAGLLLLGLVVGGRRSAVSLLLAVIPLALMFLVGATDPAFFKFMLVVVPFMLVLMGLAWRARRPWNVVPAGLIVAVLAGSLLSLGHLYGDPAFARADYRGMAARIAAAAHPNAGIILVAPNQWEAFTYYHRDGAPVYPLPRGRPDPAVVEPELAAIAAAHDRLYVLFWGAEQRDPQGIIAHWLDGHAFKASEEWVGDVRFVVYGLLGEPPAAPTPSGATFAGLDGETITLHEFNVWPAAAQAGDVVGARLLWSADATPRRAYKVFLHLLDETGQVVAQRDGEPGGGARPTTGWMAGELVTDNHGLLLPPDLPPGDYTLRLGLYDALDPTRRLATGDGDGLTLGTMTVR from the coding sequence ATGACGAAGCGGCGCGCGCTGCCGGCGGCCGTCTTCGTGCTGCTGCTGGCGACCTTCCTGCGTTTCCATCTGCTGGAAGCCCAATCCTTCTGGAACGACGAGGGCAACAGCGCTCGCCTCAGCGAGCGCAGCCTGCCCGCCATCCTGGAAGGCACGGCCAGCGACGTCCACCCGCCGCTCTACTACGTGTTGTTGCGCGGCTGGCGCGAGTTGGCCGGCGAGACGGAGTTCGGCCTGCGCTCGCTGTCGGCCTACGCGGGGGTGCTGACGGTGGCGATGGTGATGGCGTTGGGGGGCAGGGGAGCAGGGGGGCAGGGGAGCAGGGGGGCAGGGGAGCGGGGCGGGCCTCTGAATTCGTCATTCGTCATTCGTCATTCGTCATTCGCCCTAGCCGGTTTATTGGCCGCCGTCAGTCCGGTGCTGGTGTACTATAGCCAGGAGACGCGGATGTATGCTCTGCTGGCCCTGCTGGCGGGGCTGAGCGCGTGGGTGTTGCTGGTGTGGCTGGGTGGGGCGCGGCCGGGTTGGCGCTGGGCCGTGGCCTATGTCCTGCTACTGGCCGCCGGGCTATACACCCACTACTTTTTCCCGGCGGTCATCGCCGCGCAGGGGGTGGTGGCGGCGCTGTGGTGGTTGCGGCCGGAATGGGTGACGGGGCGCGCGGTGGCTGACGGCCGGGCGCGCCGCCTGGTGACCTGGTTGGGATTAGCGGCGGCGGCCATAGCCCTCTATTTGCCGTGGCTGCCTATCTTCATCCGCCAGATCGGCGGCCGGGAAGGCGCGCCGGTGGCCCTGGCTGATTTCGCCGCCGAAAGCGCCCGCTGGCTGGTTCTGGGTAGCACCGTGGCCGCCGGCGAGGCGTCCTGGGCCATGATGGCCGCCGCCGGCTTGCTGCTGCTCGGCCTGGTGGTCGGTGGTCGGCGGTCGGCGGTCTCGCTTCTCCTCGCGGTCATCCCTCTGGCGCTGATGTTTCTTGTGGGCGCTACCGACCCGGCCTTTTTCAAATTCATGCTCGTCGTTGTCCCCTTCATGTTGGTGCTGATGGGGTTGGCCTGGCGGGCGCGCCGGCCGTGGAACGTTGTCCCCGCCGGGCTGATCGTGGCCGTGCTGGCCGGCAGCCTGCTATCGCTGGGCCATCTGTATGGCGATCCGGCCTTCGCCCGCGCCGACTATCGGGGCATGGCCGCCCGCATCGCCGCCGCGGCCCACCCCAACGCCGGCATCATCCTCGTCGCCCCCAATCAGTGGGAGGCGTTCACCTATTACCACCGCGACGGCGCGCCGGTCTACCCGTTGCCGCGCGGCCGGCCCGACCCGGCCGTCGTCGAGCCGGAACTGGCCGCCATCGCCGCCGCCCACGACCGGCTCTACGTCCTCTTCTGGGGAGCGGAACAGCGCGACCCGCAGGGGATCATCGCGCATTGGCTGGACGGCCACGCCTTCAAAGCTTCGGAGGAGTGGGTGGGCGACGTGCGTTTTGTGGTCTATGGGCTGTTGGGCGAACCGCCCGCCGCGCCGACACCGAGCGGGGCGACCTTCGCCGGGCTGGACGGCGAGACGATCACCCTGCACGAATTCAACGTGTGGCCGGCCGCCGCCCAGGCCGGGGACGTGGTCGGCGCGCGGCTGCTGTGGTCGGCCGACGCCACGCCGCGCCGGGCCTACAAGGTGTTCCTCCACCTGCTGGACGAGACCGGCCAGGTCGTCGCCCAGCGCGACGGCGAGCCGGGCGGGGGGGCGCGGCCCACCACCGGCTGGATGGCCGGCGAACTGGTGACCGACAACCACGGCCTGCTGCTGCCACCCGACTTGCCGCCCGGCGACTATACGTTGCGGCTGGGGCTGTATGACGCGCTTGATCCAACAAGACGATTGGCAACAGGTGATGGGGACGGGCTGACATTGGGGACGATGACGGTTCGTTGA
- a CDS encoding cellulase family glycosylhydrolase — protein MNFDRQGNVQRWAGRGLIVLAALALLAALWPNARSLYALTGEEALRGQVAGVFHWLNTAIRPQPDLQPAAVAGSPYAFPAVPAFGVNTFVEQEAEEAKRARSLDMAAAAGLRVVRQEFPWEDIEIHDKGDFVDRRNDSAGVDAWAKYDQIVAMAAERDLTVLARLSNPPAWSRAAGDELGSNAPPDDFNDFGDFAAAVAGRYRGRIRYYQVWNEPNGNEEWGLQDVDPEAFTALLCVAYARIKAADPDAVVLAGALTPTVANDGRHMNDLIFLQRMYDAGAGDCFDVFSAQGYGLWSGPTDQRLRPTVINYPHNLFLRDVMTHNGDAAKPIWISEMGWNVAPDDVRPDFGRVTEEQQARYAVEAFRRAQEEWPWVGVTSYWFLRRPSDSEASQAWYYFRMLEPDFRELPVYGAVAGYATSQPQLSPMPDWQFSWQRARPWLFLFGAAVLFFALLRALAPRDRV, from the coding sequence ATGAATTTCGACAGACAAGGCAATGTCCAGCGCTGGGCCGGGCGCGGGCTGATCGTGCTGGCCGCGCTGGCGCTGCTGGCGGCGCTGTGGCCCAATGCCCGATCGCTCTATGCGCTGACCGGCGAGGAGGCGCTGCGTGGGCAGGTCGCCGGCGTGTTCCACTGGCTCAACACGGCCATTCGCCCGCAGCCCGATTTGCAACCGGCGGCCGTGGCCGGGTCGCCCTATGCCTTCCCGGCCGTGCCCGCCTTCGGGGTCAACACGTTCGTGGAGCAGGAAGCCGAGGAGGCCAAGCGCGCCCGTAGCCTGGACATGGCCGCCGCCGCCGGGCTACGCGTCGTGCGCCAGGAGTTCCCCTGGGAGGACATCGAAATTCACGACAAAGGGGATTTCGTTGACCGGCGCAACGACTCGGCCGGGGTGGATGCCTGGGCCAAGTATGACCAGATCGTGGCGATGGCCGCGGAGCGCGATTTGACCGTCCTGGCCCGGCTGAGCAACCCGCCGGCCTGGAGCCGCGCCGCGGGCGACGAATTGGGCAGCAACGCCCCGCCCGACGACTTCAACGACTTCGGCGATTTCGCCGCCGCCGTGGCCGGGCGCTATCGCGGCCGCATCCGCTACTATCAGGTGTGGAACGAGCCAAACGGCAACGAGGAGTGGGGCTTGCAGGACGTTGACCCGGAGGCGTTCACAGCACTGCTATGCGTGGCCTACGCGCGCATCAAGGCCGCCGACCCTGACGCCGTGGTGCTGGCCGGGGCGCTGACGCCGACCGTAGCCAACGACGGCCGGCACATGAACGACCTGATCTTCCTGCAACGGATGTACGACGCCGGGGCGGGCGATTGCTTCGACGTGTTCTCGGCGCAGGGGTATGGGTTGTGGTCGGGGCCAACCGACCAGCGCCTGCGGCCGACAGTCATCAATTACCCCCACAATCTGTTCCTGCGCGACGTGATGACCCACAACGGCGACGCAGCCAAGCCCATCTGGATTAGCGAGATGGGCTGGAACGTGGCCCCCGACGACGTGCGACCCGACTTCGGCCGGGTGACGGAAGAGCAGCAGGCCCGCTACGCCGTGGAAGCGTTCCGCCGGGCGCAGGAGGAGTGGCCGTGGGTGGGCGTGACGAGCTATTGGTTCCTGCGGCGGCCGTCGGATAGCGAGGCGAGCCAGGCCTGGTACTACTTCCGTATGTTGGAGCCGGATTTCCGCGAGTTGCCGGTCTATGGGGCGGTGGCCGGCTACGCCACCAGCCAGCCGCAGCTATCGCCCATGCCCGACTGGCAATTTAGCTGGCAGCGGGCGCGGCCGTGGCTATTTTTGTTTGGGGCGGCGGTTCTGTTCTTCGCCCTGTTGCGCGCCCTGGCCCCGCGAGACCGCGTATGA